One genomic window of Nicotiana sylvestris chromosome 10, ASM39365v2, whole genome shotgun sequence includes the following:
- the LOC138879214 gene encoding uncharacterized protein: MEALSTIDAMKAKIESLDEHANVGMTEVAINIVVTREAKIEAPKPPVFKGVCDAQEMENFLWHLENYFRHGKVRDDEAKINTAVLYLSETSMLWWRRKMADVDKGLCTISTWDQFKAEFKQQFFPNNVLCEARSKLRELKQTGSIRNYVKEFTTLMLQIPNLTNDDLLFHFIDGL, from the coding sequence atggaggctttgagtactatcgatgctatgaaggcaaagatagagtcactcgaTGAGCATGCCAATGTTGGCATGACCGAGGTAGCCATCAATATTGTGGTGACGAGGGAGGCCAAGATCGAGGCTCCCAAACCCCCAGTGTTCAAAGGTGTTTGTGATGCACAAGAAATGGAAAACTTCctttggcacttggagaactacttcaggcacggcaaagtgagggacgacgaggccaagatcaacactgcagtattgtacctctcagagacttccatgctatggtggagaaggaagatggCCGACGTGGATAAAGGTTTATGTACTATTAGCACATGGGATCAGTTCAAAGCGGAGTTCAAGCAacagttctttccaaacaatgtcttgtGCGAGGCAAGGAGCAAGCTTAGGGAATTGAAGCAAACAGGGAGCATACGTAACTATGTCAAGgagttcactacccttatgcttcaaatccccaacctgaccaatgatgacttgttgttccacTTCATAGACGGGTTGTAA